In one Brassica oleracea var. oleracea cultivar TO1000 chromosome C9, BOL, whole genome shotgun sequence genomic region, the following are encoded:
- the LOC106314786 gene encoding uncharacterized protein LOC106314786, whose product MFGNNAGDGYEQQGNRYHDMVTDALHEAAIPDSSREEPNIDAQRFYNMLDAANEPIYEGCREGLSRLSLASRMMTIKSDHNLNEKCMDSWAQLINEYLPEGNLAADNFYEIQKLVAGLGLPSEMIDVCIDNCMIYWKDDEKLTEYRLKRLYHSERTAASMRWHAQHSVKDGEITHPSDAKAWKHFQTVYSDFASEFRNVYLGLCTDGFSPFGMSGRQYSLWHVILTPYNLPPEMCMQREFLFLSILVPGPKHPKRALDVFLQPLIHELKMLWHHGVQTWDYSQQQNFNMRAVLMWTISDFPAYGMLSGWTTHERLSCPHCMDRTDAFQLKNGRKSCWFDCHRRFLPPHHTYRKNKKLFRKNKVVHVPPPVMQPGASLLEQIDYYGAKETCKVGGNWHTPPNMPDGYTASHNWHKKSIFWELPYWKDHLLRHNLDVMHIEKNVFENIMNTLLDVKGKSKDNLKSRLDLPELCARPELHVTREGKLPVPNFRLSGVAKQKLFDWAEQTGCSIPDLLGVLEITKRNPDGSFVDGKSEQLYNDVTSKFQELSQAASDDPESTGSSGLSPMEKSKIYCEFAPRKKGRLYGVGSLNTSLRSVPASFPSSSTRDQSLEKIIYDQAQKIESQGNEISKLYKIVRHLASKDSTVADILQSEDVSSASGDDDESDAI is encoded by the exons ATGTTTGGAAACAATGCGGGGGATGGGTATGAGCAACAGGGAAATAGGTATCATGATATGGTTACAGATGCATTGCATGAAGCTGCTATTCCTGATAGTAGTAGGGAAGAACCTAACATAGACGCACAACGATTTTATAATATGTTAGACGCTGCCAATGAACCCATCTACGAAGGATGTAGAGAAGGGCTTTCTAGATTATCACTAGCATCTAGGATGATGACTATTAAAAGTGATCATAATCTAAATGAGAAGTGCATGGATTCGTGGGCTCAACTCATTAATGAGTATTTACCAGAAGGTAATCTTGCTGCTGATAATTTCTATGAAATTCAGAAGCTAGTTGCCGGTCTTGGTCTACCATCTGAAATGATTGATGTATGCATTGACAACTGCATGATTTACTGGAAAGATGATGAAAAACTGACGGAAT ATAGATTGAAGCGTTTGTACCACTCAGAAAGGACAGCCGCGTCGATGAGATGGCATGCCCAACATTCGGTGAAAGATGGCGAGATTACACATCCCTCAGATGCAAAGGCATGGAAACACTTTCAAACCGTATATTCCGACTTTGCGAGTGAGTTTAGGAACGTTTATCTTGGCTTATGCACGGATGGATTTAGTCCATTTGGTATGTCTGGAAGACAATACTCTTTATGGCATGTCATCTTGACGCCATACAACCTCCCTCCGGAGATGTGCATGCAAAGAGAATTTTTGTTCTTGAGTATTCTAGTGCCTGGTCCAAAACATCCAAAGCGAGCACTTGATGTTTTTTTGCAACCTTTGATCCATGAGCTGAAGATGTTGTGGCATCATGGCGTGCAGACATGGGATTACTCGCAGCAACAGAACTTTAATATGCGTGCAGTGCTTATGTGGACCATTAGTGACTTCCCCGCATATGGAATGTTATCGGGTTGGACCACACATGAAAGATTATCATGTCCACATTGTATGGATAGGACAGATGCTTTTCAGCTGAAAAATGGGAGGAAGTCATGTTGGTTTGATTGTCACCGTAGGTTTCTTCCGCCGCATCATACATATCGTAAGAACAAGAAATTGTTTAGGAAAAACAAGGTAGTGCATGTTCCTCCCCCAGTAATGCAACCAGGAGCATCTTTGTTAGAGCAGATTGATTATTACGGTGCTAAGGAGACATGTAAAGTTGGAGGAAATTGGCACACTCCACCTAACATGCCAGATGGGTATACGGCATCTCATAATTGGCATAAGAAGAGCATATTTTGGGAGCTTCCATATTGGAAGGATCATCTCTTAAGGCACAACCTTGATGTGATGCACATAGAGAAGAATGTTTTTGAGAATATCATGAACACTCTTTTGGATGTGAAGGGAAAGAGTAAAGATAATTTGAAATCGAGGTTGGATTTGCCAGAGTTATGTGCAAGACCAGAGCTGCATGTGACAAGAGAAGGAAAATTACCAGTTCCGAATTTTAGATTGTCTGGGGTGGCGAAGCAAAAGTTGTTTGACTGG GCTGAGCAAACTGGATGTTCTATTCCAGACTTGCTTGGGGTTCTCGAGATCACTAAACGAAACCCGGATGGTTCTTTTGTTGATGGCAAATCTGAGCAGCTCTACAACGATGTGACATCTAAATTTCAGGAATTATCTCAGGCTGCTAGTGATGATCCCGAGAGCACTGGTTCTAGTGGCCTCTCTCCAATGGAAAAGAGCAAGATCTATTGTGAG TTCGCTCCCCGCAAAAAGGGACGACTGTATGGAGTGGGTTCTCTAAATACATCTTTACGATCTGTTCCTGCTTCGTTTCCTTCTAGCAGTACTAGAGACCAATCTTTGGAGAAGATCATCTATGACCAAGCTCAAAAGATTGAGAGCCAGGGAAATGAAATTTCGAAGCTGTACAAGATCGTTCGTCATCTCGCTAGCAAAGACTCTACCGTGGCCGACATTCTCCAGTCTGAAGACGTGTCTTCTGCTTCTGGTGATGATGATGAATCTGATGCTATTTAG